TGTTTCGCCAGGCCCAGTTGCGGGGGGTCGACCTGATCCGCCTGCATACCGGTGATCCGGCCATTTACGGAGCGATCCGCGAACAGATGAACAGCCTTGACCGACTCGGCATCGACTATGAAGTGATTCCCGGGATCAGTTCTTTCCAGGCCGCGGCCGCGACCCTGAAGACCGAACTGACCGCGCCGGAAGTTTCGCAGACGATCATTCTCAGTCGGACCTCCGGGCGCACCCCGATGCCGGAACAGGAAGAGTTGGAGCAATTGGCCAAAACCCGCTCGACCCTGTGCCTGTTTTTGTCGGTGCACAAGATCGGCGAAGTCGCTGGCGAGCTCGCCCCCTGGTATGGAGCCGACTGCCCGGCGGCGGTGGTCTTTCATGCGTCCTGGCCGGATGAAAAAGTGGTCCGCGGAACCCTGGCCGATATCGCGCTCAAGGTTGAGCAGGAGCAGATCCGCAAAACCGCGATGATTATTGTCGGTCAGGCCCTGGCCCGCGATATTCCGGTGTCCCGTCTTTACCATCGGTCCTTCAGCCACGGTTATCGGCGTGGAGACGAGAGATGAAACTGGCCGCCGTCACCTTCTCGCCGCAGGGGCTGACCCTGTGCCGGCGTTTGCAGGCGGGCCTCGCCGAGCTGCAGATCTATCTGCATGACAGCGTCGCCGGCGTAGCGACAGCGCACCGCTTCAGCCGGATCATGGAGCTGACCCCGCAACTGTTTGCGGCCTATGACGGGCTGATCTTTATCGCACCGTGCGGGGTGGTGGTCCGCTCCCTGGCCGACTGTCCGCAGAGCAAACTGCGGGACCCGGCCGTGGTGGTGGCCGATGTCGGCGGGCGGCACGTGATCAGCCTGCTCAGCGGACACGAAGGAGGCGCCAATGACCTGGCTCTGACGGTCGCCAATCTGCTCGATGCGGAGCCGGTCATTACCACCACCACCGAGGCGGTCAAGGATCTGATTGTTGGGATCGGCTGTCGCAAGGGGAAGGAATCCGCCGCCATTGTCGCTGCCGTCAGGCAGGTTTTGCACCAGCATGAGCTGGCCCAGGAACGGGTCCGCTTGCTGGCTACGGCGCAGGTCAAGGCGGATGAAGCAGGGCTGCAACAGGCCGCGGCGAGCCTGGGGATTCCATTACGGATTATTGGCCATGACAGTATTCGCGGCTGCTGCCGTGATTTTCAATCATCGGAATTTGTTAACGAGAAAATCGGTCTGCCCGCCGTTGCCGAACCGGCCGCGCTGCTGGCCGGAAGGAGGACGTCATTAATCGTCAGGAAGCAAGCGCTGGACGGCATCACCATAGCCGTGGCGCAGGAAAACTGTACGTCGTTGGGATAGGACCGGGCAGTCCGCTGGATCGGACCCGCCGCGCCGAAGAAGCGATCGGGGCCTGTTCCCTGCTGGTCGGTTACGGGCCTTATCTGGATTCCATCGCGGATCTGTGCGCTGGCCGCCAGACCCTGAGTTCGGGGATGCGCCAGGAGACCGAACGCTGCCGCGCGGCCCTGGAGGCTGCGACAGAGGGGGCTGTGGTCGGCCTGATCTCCTCGGGGGATGCCGGGGTCTACGGAATGGCCGGACTGGCCATGGAGATGGCTGCTGCGGAAGGGTTCGCTGTGGCCATCGAAGTGATTGCCGGGGTCAGTGCCGCCAATGCCGCCGCCGCTCAGCTCGGTGCGCCGTTGATGCTCGACTCCGCCACCATCAGTCTCAGCGACCTGCTGGTCCCCTGGGAGACCATCGTCGAGCGGCTGCAAGCCGTTGCCGCAGCGGACCTGGTGGTGTCGCTGTATAATCCGCGCAGTAAAAAACGCCGCCATCAACTGGACGACGCGGCGGCGATCTTTCGTGCTGTG
This genomic window from Pelobacter seleniigenes DSM 18267 contains:
- the cobM gene encoding precorrin-4 C(11)-methyltransferase, with protein sequence MKVFFVGAGPGNPELLTVRAHRLLSHCEICIYAGSLVSPEVVALAPAGADLYDSAEMTLEEMEVVFRQAQLRGVDLIRLHTGDPAIYGAIREQMNSLDRLGIDYEVIPGISSFQAAAATLKTELTAPEVSQTIILSRTSGRTPMPEQEELEQLAKTRSTLCLFLSVHKIGEVAGELAPWYGADCPAAVVFHASWPDEKVVRGTLADIALKVEQEQIRKTAMIIVGQALARDIPVSRLYHRSFSHGYRRGDER
- a CDS encoding cobalt-precorrin 5A hydrolase is translated as MKLAAVTFSPQGLTLCRRLQAGLAELQIYLHDSVAGVATAHRFSRIMELTPQLFAAYDGLIFIAPCGVVVRSLADCPQSKLRDPAVVVADVGGRHVISLLSGHEGGANDLALTVANLLDAEPVITTTTEAVKDLIVGIGCRKGKESAAIVAAVRQVLHQHELAQERVRLLATAQVKADEAGLQQAAASLGIPLRIIGHDSIRGCCRDFQSSEFVNEKIGLPAVAEPAALLAGRRTSLIVRKQALDGITIAVAQENCTSLG
- the cobJ gene encoding precorrin-3B C(17)-methyltransferase; this translates as MDRTRRAEEAIGACSLLVGYGPYLDSIADLCAGRQTLSSGMRQETERCRAALEAATEGAVVGLISSGDAGVYGMAGLAMEMAAAEGFAVAIEVIAGVSAANAAAAQLGAPLMLDSATISLSDLLVPWETIVERLQAVAAADLVVSLYNPRSKKRRHQLDDAAAIFRAVRPLTTPVGIVTAASRAEQQVVHSDLGHFLDEEIGMTSIVIIGNRSTRLIAGRMVTPRGYY